In the Sphingobacterium sp. PCS056 genome, CCAAAGACGCCATGACACTTTCATTTAAAGTACGCGCCCCTAAGCTACCACCCGTCACTAAAATCGTCTTTTTATTAGCATCTAATCCAAAAAAAGCCAAAGCTTCCTCACGCTTACCTTCAATCTCAATAGAAGCACGACGAATAGGATTACCTGTTAACAATAATTTCTCTTCTGGAAAGAATTGTTCCATCCCTTCATAAGCAACACAAATCTTAGCAGCCTTATTTCCCAATCGCTTATTAGTCACCCCGGCATAAGAATTTTGTTCTTGCACCAGAGTCGGTATACCCAAGCGGTTGGCCACCATCAATAAAGGTCCAGAAGCAAAACCCCCAACACCAACAGCCACATCAGGTTTAAACTCACGGACAATTTTACGAGCCTTGTTCATGCTTTTAAAAAGCTTGAATGGTAAAAAAATATTTTTCCAAAACTCTTTTCTATTGATCCCTTGAATATCTAGTCCCACGATTTGATATCCCGCAGCCGGTACTTTTTCCATTTCCATACGACCATTAGCTCCAACGAAAAGAATTTCGTTTTGAGGATCCAATGCTTTTAGTGCATTAGCAATTGCCACTGCTGGAAAAATATGTCCACCAGTACCACCTCCACTTATGATCACACGTATAGCCATTTCTTATTTATTTTTACGCAGAAATTGTACCCACGACCACTCTTTTCTCTTTCGGTCGCTCATCCAATTCCTGTTTACCTTTTAATTCTTCAATATTTCTACTTACACTCAAGATAATACCCAGAGCGATACTTGTAAATAAAATAGACGTTCCACCCATACTTACTAACGGAAGCGGAACCCCGGTTACCGGACCCAAGCCCACGGCCACAGCCATATTGGCAAATGCCTGAATGGTCAAACTAAATCCCAGTCCAGCCGCCAAAAAAGCACCGAATGCTTTTGGACTTAATGTGACTATACGAATACAGCGATACATTAAAGCCAAATAAAGAAAAATCAAGACCACTCCCCCAATCGTTCCATACTCCTCAATGATGATGGCAAATATAAAATCGGAATACGGGTGCGGCAATACATTTCTCTGAATACTATTACCAGGCCCCTTACCAAATACACCACCTGTTGCAATTGCTATCTTTGCATTATTAGCTTGATAGTTTTTATCATCTTGAAATGAAACAGGCATTCCCTCCTGTTTTTCTTTTTCAACCCCGATAAAAGATTTAACACGACTGTAATATGTTGCACGTCTAGGACCTACCGAAACGACGATAATGCCTAACAATACGACTCCTGCAGATACAATAGCAATTTGCTTAAAGCTGATACGTCCAATCAAAAGCAGGAGCACACATACCCCAAACAGCATAATTGCCGTAGACATATTTGCCCATGCAATTAAAACAAACACACCACAAACAGCTCCCATTATTGGAATAAAAGACTTTTTAACATCTTTAATTTCCTCTTGCTTTCTTGATAGCATACGAGCCAAAAACGTGATCAGCGCCAACTTCGCCAAATCCGAAGTTTGAAAAGTCTGATTGATCACCGGTATGGTAACCCACCGACTTGCATCGTTCACTTTACTTCCAAAGATCAAAGTATACAATAACAATGGAATTGTAATCGCCATTAATAATTTGGAAATGCCCGCATAATAACGATAATCCAGTTTATGGGATAAATACATCAACACAAAACCAACAGCAATTAAAGAGAAGTGCTTGAACAAATACAATTCTGTCCCCTTTCCTTCTTTATATGCCAGCGTACCTACAGAACTGTAGACGGCCAACAAAGACCAGCCCGAGAGTAGGATCACAATAATCCATATCCATCGGTCGCCTTTTAATTTAGAAAGTAGATGCTCTACCATAATTAATCACTTTAGATTTAAAAACCTATACCCACTACAACTCCATCACTGCAGCTTTAAATTTATCACCGCGATCTTCGTAATTTTTAAACCAATCAAAACTTGCACAAGCTGGAGACAACAATACCGTATCTCCCTTTTGAGCCAGATGAGAGGCCAATTGCACAGCATCTTTCATCGAAGAACTGTTTACGATCAATTCTGTATCCTCCTCAAAAGCCGCGTGTATAGCTGTATTATCTTTTCCGATACACACAATAGCACGTACTTTAGATTTCACTAAATCACGTAACATGTCATAATCATTACCTTTATCGACACCACCTAACATTAAAATAATAGGTGTTGATACACTTTCCAGCGCATACCATACCGAATTGACATTGGTAGCCTTAGAATCGTTGATATAATTAACCCCACCGATACAAGCCACCTGCTCCAAGCGATGTGCAATATTCACATAAGAGCCCATACTTTCCTTCATAGCTTGATTTCTCAACTCTTGAACCTTAGCAATTAGGCCAGAAGCCATATTGTTGTACACATTGTGTTTCCCTGTCAAAGACAACTCTTCCGTTCTCATAGTAAATGTATCGCTATTAGGTATGTTAATTATAATATCTTTAATTGAAGTCAAATAAGCTCCAAATTCCACTTTTTGTTCCTGTGTAAAAGGCAAGTGTATCGCTGGAGTTGAATGTCTCTTCAAACCTTCCATTGTTTGTGGATCATCAAGACAATAGATGAAATAATCATCTTTTGTTTGATTTTGAATCATTCTAAATTTAGAATCCACATAATTCTCCACTTTATAATCATAGCGATCCAAATGATCAGCTGTAATATTCAAAATCACGGCAATATCAGCTCTAAATTGGTACATATCATCCAACATAAAACTTGAAATCTCGAGCACATAAACATCAAATTGTTCACGTGCCACCTGTAAAGCAAAGCTTTTACCAATATTCCCTGCCAGACCTACGTGCTTACCAGCATGTTTCAGCATTTCATAAGTCAACATCGTAGTAGTCGATTTACCATTAGAACCTGTGATACAGATCAACTTTGCATCTGTATATTGTGCTGCAAATTCAATTTCTGCAATCACTGGGATATCTCTGGACTTCAATGCAACAACTAAAGGAGCATGTTCAGGAATACCAGGACTTTTCACCACTAGATCCGCTTGTAAGATCCGCTCTTCACTGTGTAATCCTTCTTCATAAGCGATTTGCTCTTCCTCCAACTGGGTTTTATAATGTTCAGCAATTGTTCCTTTATCAGAAACAAAAACATCAAATCCCCTCTGTTTAGCCAAGATAGCAGTACCGACACCACTTTCACCTGCACCAAGTACGATCAATTTTCCTGACTGTGGATAATATGTTGATGAAATGTTAGCCATGCTGATTATCTAATTTTTAAAGTTACAATGGTCAAAATGGCCAAAATAATACCGACAATTACAAAACGTGTTACAATTTTAGCCTCATGATACCCCTTCTTTTGAAAGTGATGGTGCAAAGGAGACATTAAAAAGATTCGTCTACCCTCCCCATATTTTTTCTTGGTGTATTTGAAATAAGAAACCTGTAAAATAACAGAAACCAATTCCAAAAGAAAGACACCGCACAAAATCGGGATCAATAGCTCCTTGCGGATCAATATGGCAAAAGCCGCGATAATACCTCCTATCGCCAAACTACCTGTATCACCCATAAATACTTGAGCAGGATACGTATTGTACCATAAAAAGCCAACACAAGCTCCAACAAAAGCGCCAGCAAAAATAACCAGTTCACCCGAATTTGGAATATACATGATATTCAAATAGTCCGAGAAAATAACGTTACCAGACACATACGCCAATATGGCCAAAGTAACACCAATAATAGCAGAAGTACCTGTCGCCAAACCGTCGATACCATCTGTAATATTTGCACCATTAGAAACTGCAGTTACAATAAATACCACAACAACCAAGAATACAATAAAGGTTAAGACATTGCTATTAAGTCCAAATACCTTGAAAACTTTAGCGTAATCAAACTCATTATTTTTATAAAAAGGGATATTTGTTTTAGAAGACTTCACATTTTCTGCATAAGTCTTCTCACCAGTTCCCTGATTGATCACAACTTCAACAGGTTTAGTTGAAGTAGGTGACGCTACATTTTGACGAACCACAATCTCGGGATGAAAATACATCGTACAAGCAATGAAAATACCCAGACCAGTCTGCCCAATCACTTTAAAACGTC is a window encoding:
- the murG gene encoding undecaprenyldiphospho-muramoylpentapeptide beta-N-acetylglucosaminyltransferase; translated protein: MAIRVIISGGGTGGHIFPAVAIANALKALDPQNEILFVGANGRMEMEKVPAAGYQIVGLDIQGINRKEFWKNIFLPFKLFKSMNKARKIVREFKPDVAVGVGGFASGPLLMVANRLGIPTLVQEQNSYAGVTNKRLGNKAAKICVAYEGMEQFFPEEKLLLTGNPIRRASIEIEGKREEALAFFGLDANKKTILVTGGSLGARTLNESVMASLEKLDHANIQVIWQCGSYYFDQLSQELKDKLSGRIHMLAFLQRMDYAYAAADIIIARAGAGTISELCVVGKPVVLVPSPNVAEDHQTKNAMALVHKQAAVLVKDNEAKATLFDTAIALLNKESESHILARNIKKLALLDADVVIAKEVIKLANKR
- a CDS encoding FtsW/RodA/SpoVE family cell cycle protein; translation: MVEHLLSKLKGDRWIWIIVILLSGWSLLAVYSSVGTLAYKEGKGTELYLFKHFSLIAVGFVLMYLSHKLDYRYYAGISKLLMAITIPLLLYTLIFGSKVNDASRWVTIPVINQTFQTSDLAKLALITFLARMLSRKQEEIKDVKKSFIPIMGAVCGVFVLIAWANMSTAIMLFGVCVLLLLIGRISFKQIAIVSAGVVLLGIIVVSVGPRRATYYSRVKSFIGVEKEKQEGMPVSFQDDKNYQANNAKIAIATGGVFGKGPGNSIQRNVLPHPYSDFIFAIIIEEYGTIGGVVLIFLYLALMYRCIRIVTLSPKAFGAFLAAGLGFSLTIQAFANMAVAVGLGPVTGVPLPLVSMGGTSILFTSIALGIILSVSRNIEELKGKQELDERPKEKRVVVGTISA
- the murD gene encoding UDP-N-acetylmuramoyl-L-alanine--D-glutamate ligase encodes the protein MANISSTYYPQSGKLIVLGAGESGVGTAILAKQRGFDVFVSDKGTIAEHYKTQLEEEQIAYEEGLHSEERILQADLVVKSPGIPEHAPLVVALKSRDIPVIAEIEFAAQYTDAKLICITGSNGKSTTTMLTYEMLKHAGKHVGLAGNIGKSFALQVAREQFDVYVLEISSFMLDDMYQFRADIAVILNITADHLDRYDYKVENYVDSKFRMIQNQTKDDYFIYCLDDPQTMEGLKRHSTPAIHLPFTQEQKVEFGAYLTSIKDIIINIPNSDTFTMRTEELSLTGKHNVYNNMASGLIAKVQELRNQAMKESMGSYVNIAHRLEQVACIGGVNYINDSKATNVNSVWYALESVSTPIILMLGGVDKGNDYDMLRDLVKSKVRAIVCIGKDNTAIHAAFEEDTELIVNSSSMKDAVQLASHLAQKGDTVLLSPACASFDWFKNYEDRGDKFKAAVMEL
- the mraY gene encoding phospho-N-acetylmuramoyl-pentapeptide-transferase, which translates into the protein MLYHLFTWLNEYMHIPGAGLFQYISFRTSMAVITSLVITTVFGGKLIQVLQNKQVGETIRDLGLEGEKKKQGTPTMGGLIIIAGILIPTLLFAKLTNIYVIIMIVSTLWMGAVGFLDDYIKVFRHNKEGLAGRFKVIGQTGLGIFIACTMYFHPEIVVRQNVASPTSTKPVEVVINQGTGEKTYAENVKSSKTNIPFYKNNEFDYAKVFKVFGLNSNVLTFIVFLVVVVFIVTAVSNGANITDGIDGLATGTSAIIGVTLAILAYVSGNVIFSDYLNIMYIPNSGELVIFAGAFVGACVGFLWYNTYPAQVFMGDTGSLAIGGIIAAFAILIRKELLIPILCGVFLLELVSVILQVSYFKYTKKKYGEGRRIFLMSPLHHHFQKKGYHEAKIVTRFVIVGIILAILTIVTLKIR